One part of the Glycine soja cultivar W05 chromosome 11, ASM419377v2, whole genome shotgun sequence genome encodes these proteins:
- the LOC114373421 gene encoding protein FAR1-RELATED SEQUENCE 6-like produces MMKSNETRGNKWLQSLYENRKRWAPVYLKEIFLAGMFPIQPSDVVSFFFDGYLNEQTSLKAFLEKYDQILQTKRQLEALADLDSKSSSFVPKSRSYFELQVSKLYTNETLRMFEREVKGMFSCFNSRQINADGPVVTYIVQEQVEVEGNQRDARDYEVCYNEAEMEVLCICGLFNFRGCLCRHALFILSQNEIKEIPAQYILLRWRKGMKRGNVDDHNGSGIDFSNPVHRYDHLYRTGCEGCRGR; encoded by the coding sequence AAATGGCTTCAATCTTTATATGAGAATCGGAAACGGTGGGCTCCAGTTTATCTGAAGGAAATCTTCTTGGCAGGAATGTTTCCAATTCAACCAAGTGATGTTGTATCATTTTTCTTTGACGGGTACCTAAACGAACAAACTTCTCTAAAagcatttttagaaaaatatgatCAGATTTTACAGACAAAGCGACAACTTGAGGCTTTGGCAGATTTGGACTCAAAATCTTCTAGCTTTGTGCCAAAATCAAGGTCTTACTTTGAGTTACAGGTTTCAAAGTTATACACCAATGAAACATTAAGAATGTTTGAAAGGGAAGTGAAAGGGATGTTTTCTTGCTTTAACTCCAGACAGATAAATGCTGATGGACCAGTCGTCACATACATTGTCCAGGAACAAGTTGAAGTTGAGGGAAATCAGAGAGATGCAAGAGATTACGAGGTGTGTTATAATGAAGCTGAAATGGAGGTCCTTTGCATCTGTGGTTTGTTCAATTTCAGAGGCTGCTTGTGTAGGCATGCTTTATTTATCTTAAGCCAAAATGAGATAAAAGAGATCCCAGCTCAGTACATTCTTTTACGATGGAGAAAAGGTATGAAGCGTGGCAATGTAGATGATCACAACGGTAGTGGCATTGATTTTAGTAATCCAGTTCATaggtatgaccatttgtacaggACAGGCTGTGAAGGTTGTAGAGGAAGGTAA